CTGCTGGCCCTCTACTTCCTCTTTGCTGATGCCATGCAGCTGAATGACAAGTGGCAGGGATTGTGCTGGCCCATGATGGTGAGGGCTGGGCCCCAGGAGGGAGGGGTTTGGCTGCATTTCAGCCCTCACCTTTCACTGTGCTGGAGGGGCTGTTTGCCGTAGGTTGGAGCCAGGCCCCACCACTCAACAGCCGCGTGCCCAGAGCAGGTTGCCTTAACCTCCAGGGCCTCCAGTGCCCCTCCCTGAGGCAGGGAACCTTAGCCGGCATCATGGCCCCTGGCCACCAGGTGGCGCTGGTGTTCCCAGCTGGGCCTGCCGGAATGAGCCTCCGCCGCAGGAATTCAAGCCATTTCCAAAAGGGCAAGGCAGGTTAACTGAGGGCTTGCGGGGCTTGCCCAGGCCTTAGCCATCTGGCAACTCGTTTTGTCACCTTGGGAGGCCTCAGAGCCCCACCTCAAACCTTGCTGTTtgaaaaggggcagaaaggcTGCCATTCAACCCTGGTCTCTTGACTTCGTATCCCATATACTTCCTGATGGGCTACAACCTGTGTCCCCATTGTAGAGACAGGGGAGCAGAAACCATGATGCATAAATGGATCTGCCGCAAGTATGTGGCACAGTGAAGCCCAGGGCCAGTTCTCCCCAttggagagcaagcagggagcaGATGAGCAGGTTTCCAACTTCCCCTTTCTTGCGGAACAGGGAGACCTGCATGTGGGCCAAGCCGCAGGGCAGGTGCAGCCTGTTGTCCACGGGGCAGTGGATGGCCAGCTGGACCGGGGACAAGGCAGCCTCAGCTGCTCGAAGCCCGCAGGGGCACCTAGGCAGGGGCAGGAATGGGGGTGGGACGAGGACCAGGGAGTGCAAACAGAGAGCCCGAGGATGCCAGATCTGCAGGGCCAGCTGTGTTTCCAGGCTGCCGGGCCCATCATCCCCTGGCCAacagtgggttccagccccattcCTGCCACCTGGTGCCCTTCtgagcccctgtcccctgcctgggctcccagctgcccctccccagtgctgTCCTCCACTCCTGGGAGGCCAGGGCAGTGACTGTGCCCACCGCTCCCCAGGACTTCCTGCGCTGCGTCACAGCAGCCCTCATCTACTTCGCCATCTCCATCACAGCTGTTGCCAAGTACTCGGACGGGGCTTCCAAAGCAGCTGGGGTGAGTAGCTGCCCTCTCCCTGGAAGGGGTTGCCCAGCAACACCCCCTTGGGTTCACCCTACCCCAGATGCCCCTCGGACACTCCGTGGCTGGGGCACAGTCTGTCCCAGCTTAGGCCCCTCGGGGCTTCACGTGGATCTCAGCTATTCCAAAGTCCTCTTATTGGAGATTTAATCCACCCTGAGTTTTGAAGGCTGTTTGCCCAGCCAAGATAACAGCTCATTTTCCTCCTTGTCGGTACCGGGAGGGGTCTGTGCTTGCCAATCGGAGCTGCTTTTCCAAGCAGATAAAGCCAGGTGGTAGCTTCtcaggccgcccccccccccccccccccccccccccccccccccccccccccgttcccaGGCTCTTGGACCAGGGACTCCCAGCTCCCGATGACAGACTCCATCCACCTTGTGTCCTATCCCACAGGTGTTTGGCTTCTTTGCCACCATCGTGTTTGCAATTGACTTCTATCTGATCTTTAATGATGTGGCCAAATTTCTCAAACAAGGGGACTCCGCAGACGAGAACACAGCTGACAAGGCAGAAGGTGGGTGGCCACCCTGTGGGTTTTTACCTGGGAACGTGGCTTATCACCCCCGGGGACCCTGCTCTCCCTGAGGGATACCCAGCCAGTTTGCGGCTCCAGGAGGAGCGTCCCCACAGGCCGAGAGTGTCTTCGCAGCCTGGTTCTCCTGCTCCTTCATGCAGCTGGCTCTCCAGGGACCCTGCCCTTGCAGGAATGGTGAGCTGAGGGCAGGCCTGGCATTCCTCTTCTGTGACACCTTCGCTGATGAGCCCCCGGGGGTAGCCAGTCACTGGGCTGCAGAGCTGCCACCGGCTCGGACCAATgcacctgcccaccccccaccccaatctcACCTGCCTGTGGCTCAGGGACCAGAGAACCAAGCTCTCCTCCTTACCTGCAGCACCGAAACAAGCTCAGTCAGGCTTATGAGCCAGCAGAACCCACCCTTCTGCTAAAAATATATGAGGCTCATCTCGTCCCATCCCATACTAAGGCTAAAGCTAGGTTAAATGTTCCTAGATGTTTTCCTTAGGTCTTTGTGACCTGCTTACCAGTTGCCTGCCTGCTATGGATGC
The sequence above is a segment of the Leopardus geoffroyi isolate Oge1 chromosome E2, O.geoffroyi_Oge1_pat1.0, whole genome shotgun sequence genome. Coding sequences within it:
- the CMTM3 gene encoding CKLF-like MARVEL transmembrane domain-containing protein 3 isoform X1 — its product is MWPPDQEPDPDPDPAPARAGRSPPGAAMPGLRALLPARAYLCSLKGRLLLAESGLSFITFVCYVASSASAFLAAPLLEFLLALYFLFADAMQLNDKWQGLCWPMMDFLRCVTAALIYFAISITAVAKYSDGASKAAGVFGFFATIVFAIDFYLIFNDVAKFLKQGDSADENTADKAEEENSDSDSD